From one Anopheles cruzii chromosome 3, idAnoCruzAS_RS32_06, whole genome shotgun sequence genomic stretch:
- the LOC128271891 gene encoding cyclin-dependent kinase 2: MQTIKNIDKLEKIGEGTYGVVFKGRDITTQNYVALKRIRLDSETEGVPSTAMREISLLKGLKHHTIVELYDVALMDSSIYMVFEYLDMDLKKMLDRHKNCFSRMLVKSYMHQMLDAIAHCHLHRILHRDLKPQNLLVDRKGHLKLADFGLARAVNFPIRVYTHEIVTLWYRAPEILLGTKFYCVGVDTWSLGCIFAEMILKRPLFPGDSEIDQLYKIFRQLGTPTENVWPGVSHLADYKRSFPQWHPNPLPTDLQNNAEAHALFCDLMRYDPTARLSPKDAMSHPFFDDVMLIPPEL, from the exons AtgcaaacaatcaaaaacattgacAAGCTGGAGAAGATCGGCGAAGGCACGTACGGTGTTGTTTTCAAAGGGAGAGACATAACAACGCAAAACTACGTCGCCCTCAAACGCATTCGCTTGGACAG CGAAACGGAAGGTGTTCCATCAACGGCGATGCGCGAAATTTCGTTACTGAAAGGCTTGAAACATCATACGATCGTAGAGCTATACGATGTAGCCTTAATGGACAGTAGCATCTACATGGTCTTCGAGTACTTGGATATGGACCTGAAGAAAATGCTTGATCGCCACAAGAACTGCTTCAGCCGAATGCTTGTGAAGAGTTACATGCACCAGATGTTGGACGCCATCGCTCACTGCCACCTGCATCGCATTCTACATCGCGACCTGAAGCCACAAAACCTTCTGGTCGATCGGAAAGGTCATTTAAAGCTTGCCGATTTCGGACTAGCACGCGCGGTCAACTTTCCCATACGGGTGTACACGCACGAGATCGTCACACTGTGGTACCGGGCGCCCGAGATTCTGCTGGGCACCAAATTCTACTGTGTTGGTGTGGACACGTGGAGTCTGGGCTGCATCTTCGCCGAAATGATCCTTAAACGGCCACTTTTTCCGGGCGACAGCGAGATCGACCAGCTGTACAAAATCTTTCGCCAACTGGGTACGCCAACCGAAAATGTTTGGCCCGGTGTTTCCCATTTGGCGGACTACAAGCGAAGCTTCCCGCAGTGGCATCCGAACCCGTTGCCCACGGACTTGCAGAACAATGCCGAGGCGCACGCACTGTTTTGCGACCTGATGCGTTACGACCCAACGGCTCGTTTGTCGCCGAAAGATGCCATGAGCCATCCATTCTTTGATGATGTCATGCTGATACCACCGGAGTTATAG
- the LOC128272596 gene encoding translin-associated protein X → MSQNRGNARRFVRQGGRGGGGCGRRGKDGEAADDATGPLLDKNNPIIQCFRQYALELDAKHDRYERIVKCSRDITIESKRIIFLLHTIDPRKNNEAKVCEEAKNRLEALFRNQFFGIAKELQGKDAYQYARAYTNGMQEFIEAYTFYQYSSGQDISDWQAIQRRLSYDQLPDPTRAESSLPSDQNECEPAHECKNDEQGTAMVCLQPLDFVLGLGDLSGEVMRKCINTLGSGQVDSCFIHCRFLQDLYRGFVSVSSARSREFSHKMSTLRQSLLKSEKVCYNVTVRGSEAAKWGSSEDGFASFLHHQSSKDTEAAGGDDDEGVFF, encoded by the exons ATGAGTCAAAATCGTGGCAACGCTAGACGCTTTGTTCGTCAGGGGggtcgtggcggtggcggttgtgGCCGCCGCGGGAAGGACGGTGAAGCTGCTGACGATGCCACCGGGCCACTGTTGGACAAAAACAATCCCATCATCCAGTGCTTTCGCCAGTACGCGCTAGAGCTTGATGCGAAGCACGATCGCTACGAGCGCATCGTCAAATGCAGCCGCGATATCACGATCGAAAGCAAACGCATCATTTTTCTACTGCATACCATCGACCCAAG GAAAAATAATGAAGCCAAAGTTTGCGAGGAAGCGAAAAATCGCCTCGAAGCACTGTTCCGGAATCAGTTCTTTGGCATTGCCAAGGAACTGCAGGGTAAAGATGCGTACCAGTACGCACGGGCATACACCAACGGTATGCAGGAGTTCATCGAAGCGTACACTTTCTATCAGTACTCGAGTGGCCAAGATATTTCCGACTGGCAGGCGATCCAGCGACGGTTGAGCTACGACCAACTCCCCGATCCGACACGGGCCGAGTCGTCCTTGCCCAGTGACCAGAACGAATGTGAGCCGGCACACGAATGCAAGAACGACGAGCAGGGGACGGCCATGGTTTGTCTTCAACCGCTGGACTTTGTGCTTGGGCTCGGCGACCTGAGCGGGGAAGTTATGCGAAAGTGTATCAACACGCTCGGGTCGGGGCAGGTCGATTCCTGCTTCATTCACTGCCGCTTCCTGCAGGATTTGTACCGGGGGTTCGTGAGCGTGTCGTCGGCGCGAAGTCGGGAATTTTCGCACAAAATGAGCACCCTTCGACAGAGTTTGCTGAAGAGCGAAAAGGTATGCTACAACGTGACGGTGCGTGGCAGCGAAGCGGCCAAGTGGGGCTCGTCGGAGGATGGGTTCGCTAGTTTTTTGCATCATCAGTCTTCAAAGGACACCGAAGCGGCaggcggcgatgatgacgaaggCGTGTTCTTTTAA